The Paenibacillus phoenicis region AATGGAGACGGAGATTTGTTCAACCGAACTTGCCGTGCTTGCAGCATTTCCGGCAACCTGCTGAATGGAAGCGACCATCTCCTGGATCGCATTCGAAGTTTCTTCCGCCGAAGCGGTCAAGCTCACCGCATTATCGGCCACGCCTTTAATCGATTGCCCCATTTCTTCAATCGACGCGGAAATCTGCTCTACCGAGCTTGCCGTACTCTCGCTGTTCCCGGCTACTTGCTGAATGGAAGCGACTATCTCCTGAATGACGTTCGATGTTTCCTCTGCCGAAGCGGTCAGGCTCGCTGCATTGCCGGCCACGCCTTTGATCGATTGCCCCATTTCTTCAATCGATGCGGAAATTTGCTCTACCGAGCTTGCCGTACTCTCGCTGTTCCCGGCTACTTGCTGAATGGAGGCGACCATCTCCTGAATGGCATTCGATGTTTCTTCCGCTGAAGCGGTCAGGCTCGCCGCATTGCCGGCCACGCCTTTGATCGATTGCCCCATTTCTTCAATCGACGCGGAAATTTGCTCTACCGAGCTTGCCGTACTCTCGCTGTTCCCGGCTACCTGCTGTACGGAAGCGACCATCTCTTGGATAGCCTCCGAGATTTCACTGGCGGAAGCCGCCAGACGATCTGAATGGTTACTTACCCCTTGAATGGATGTCGATATCCCCACAATAACGCCGGATGTGGATTCCATGCCTGACGCCTGCTGGCTGGTCCCATAAGAGATCTGTTCCGCAATTGCGGCCAGATCCTGCAAATTTTGTTCTAACCTTTTGGAATCGGCGATAGCCGCTTCAATCGTTTCGGAAACGCCTGCGGCTCTCATAAATTTGTAAGCCATGTTTTTCTTCAAAGTGCTCATAGAACGTTCTCCTCCTTATGATCAATTTCACGGATGATAGAATTCATTTCCATGATATCTATCAAATGTTCCAGATGAAGCAAAACGATGAGACGATGATCCATTTTGCAGATGGCTCGCATATAAGCCGTTTGTGCGGTCACAAGCGTGTCGGGAACCGGCTCCAAGCTGTTTTCATCGATCCGCAGCACCTCTTTCACTTCATCGACCAATAACCCGATCGCTCTTTCTTGGAAGCGGGTTATCATAATGCGCTGTTTTTTCGACTTCACCGGTTCTTTCAAAAATTGAATTCTAAGATCGACGACCGGTATGACTTCCCCGCGGAGATTAATCACTCCGACGATCGATTTTGGCGCTTGCGAAATCGGGGTGATGGCAGGGACAAAAATGATTTCATATACATCCGCAATAGGAAGCCCGAATTCCTCCGTTTCGATTCGAAAGGTAACCAATTGCTGGATTTGTTGGGGAGCTGTCAACGGATCATCCCTCCCGCACATTCAAAAGTTTGGATTCGATAGACTTAAGGTTATTTGCCGCTTTGAATATGCCGGTTACATCCAGGATCAACGCTACGCTTCCGTCGCCCAGCACCGTTGCCCCCGAAACGCCCTCGACCTGTCCGACATAAGAACCGATCGATTTGACTACAATTTCTTGGCTGCCGATCAATTCATCAACAACCAAGCCGAGCCGTTTTTCCGCCAGTCCGACAACGACGATAAATACATGTTTTGTTTTTCTTCTGCCGCCGGGCATGCCAAACAGATCGTGCAGAGCGATGAGCGGAACAATTTTTTCTCTGATTTTGACAACAGCTTGTCCCTTAACGGAGTGGATTTCTTTGTGCGATATACGAACGATTTCGATCACACTGTTCATAGGCAAGGCAAAAGTCGTTTCCTGCAGCTTAATGAGCAGTCCCCGAAGAATAGCTAAAGTGAGAGGCAGCTTAATCGTGAATTTCGTCCCTTCGCCTAAACGGGTTTCCACATCGATTAATCCGTTTAATTTCTCGATATGATTGCGGACAATATCCATCCCGACTCCGCGGCCGGATATATCACTGACAGAGGCGGCTGTCGAAAAACCGGGAAGAAAAATAAGTTGAATCAATTCCTGCTGAGACATCGTTTCGGCTTCTTGCGCAGTAATCAATTGTTTGCGTATGGCGGATTCTTTTACTTTCTCCGCGTTGATTCCCGCCCCGTCATCCTCTACCGTCAGCACCACTTGATTTTCTTGATGGGATGCCCTAATTTTGATCATCCCTTTAAGGGATTTCCCTAGTTTTTTTCTAACTTCCGCTTCTTCGATACCGTGGTCTACGGCATTTCGGATCAGGTGAATCAACGGATCGCTAATTTCCTCGATGACAGTCCGATCCAGTTCGGTTTCTTTCCCTTCAAGCAGCAGATTCACTTCCTTGTGCAACGTTCGGGATAAATCGCGCACCATCCTTGGAAACCGGTTGAATAACCGCTCGACGGGAAGCATTCGCGTCTTCATCACGGATTCTTGAAGTTCTCCGATTAGTCGGCCGACATGATTGGAAATCAGCTCCAAATCATCGATCGTTTCATCCGAAGCGTAACGATCGCGCAACAAATTTCCGACTTGGGCGATTCTTGTCTGGTCGATGACCAATTCGCCGACCAGATTCATAATGCTATCCAAATGTTCCACATCGACGCGAATCGTTTGTCCTATTTTCTTCTCTTCTTTGCTGTTCGGGCCGGGGATCGGGTTTTGTTGCCCCGCCTCCTTGTCGGCATCTGTCCGTGGCATGAAAGCATCGGCCAAGGCCAAGTTCTCATCTGAAAAAGGCGCCACTTCAGCAGCTTCCACATCCATAAGCTGGCTCAACGAATGCTCTAGGTATTCGGAATCCCCGTTCGTCTCGACGATATAGGAAACTTCATGGAGATTACTTTCCTCGATGACGCTGTCCAATTCCGGTTCCGTCGAAATAACGTCTCCCCATTTCTTAAGATGATGCAGCACAAGGTGTGCCCGAGGAAGCTTCATCTCGCAATGCTCGGATAAACGAACTTTGCAAATCCACTTTTTTAAGCTCTGTTTTTTGCTTTCCAACATCCCGCTTTTCGATTCGAAGGTCTCTTCCGTCCCATTGCCCAATAGCCGCAATTGCTGCACGATCGCATCGATATTGGTTTTTGTAGCCCCTTCCTGTTCAATTTCCCTTTTCAACCCGTTTAAATAATCCAAGCATTGA contains the following coding sequences:
- a CDS encoding chemotaxis protein CheA produces the protein MNRSEMMGVFLSEAEELLQLLEIEFLNLEQQGESPQIIQNIFRIAHTLKGSSAAMGFEEMKQLTHEMENILDKIRNQLLPVTQQVVDVLFQCLDYLNGLKREIEQEGATKTNIDAIVQQLRLLGNGTEETFESKSGMLESKKQSLKKWICKVRLSEHCEMKLPRAHLVLHHLKKWGDVISTEPELDSVIEESNLHEVSYIVETNGDSEYLEHSLSQLMDVEAAEVAPFSDENLALADAFMPRTDADKEAGQQNPIPGPNSKEEKKIGQTIRVDVEHLDSIMNLVGELVIDQTRIAQVGNLLRDRYASDETIDDLELISNHVGRLIGELQESVMKTRMLPVERLFNRFPRMVRDLSRTLHKEVNLLLEGKETELDRTVIEEISDPLIHLIRNAVDHGIEEAEVRKKLGKSLKGMIKIRASHQENQVVLTVEDDGAGINAEKVKESAIRKQLITAQEAETMSQQELIQLIFLPGFSTAASVSDISGRGVGMDIVRNHIEKLNGLIDVETRLGEGTKFTIKLPLTLAILRGLLIKLQETTFALPMNSVIEIVRISHKEIHSVKGQAVVKIREKIVPLIALHDLFGMPGGRRKTKHVFIVVVGLAEKRLGLVVDELIGSQEIVVKSIGSYVGQVEGVSGATVLGDGSVALILDVTGIFKAANNLKSIESKLLNVREG
- a CDS encoding chemotaxis protein CheW, whose protein sequence is MTAPQQIQQLVTFRIETEEFGLPIADVYEIIFVPAITPISQAPKSIVGVINLRGEVIPVVDLRIQFLKEPVKSKKQRIMITRFQERAIGLLVDEVKEVLRIDENSLEPVPDTLVTAQTAYMRAICKMDHRLIVLLHLEHLIDIMEMNSIIREIDHKEENVL